A genome region from Leptodactylus fuscus isolate aLepFus1 chromosome 6, aLepFus1.hap2, whole genome shotgun sequence includes the following:
- the LOC142209593 gene encoding axin-related protein-like: MSSAGVLTCMPDSGRIFRETSLRPPVPGQETKNYKTEKFAMDPQHHEQIKCKEDSVREAEGCAAQDSRFSRWGRSLNLLLDDQDGATLFRMYLEGQGLVDLLSFWFACNGFRAMDPTEPKTSKTAKAIYRWYVQNSQAVSGRLKPSTRAHVKDCVKNQQLNRTVFDQAQQEIQKVMEREAFPSFLQSEICREYVHAIEDSSTPDSPGPGLPTLAEEEEYNGLHHTSIGLGSMGKINRAFTRVPPRSQRSHLRKTEPVYQYFAPAASINDSEISSDALTEDSMSVTDSSVDGIPPYRSKQREIHRSVSANGQVPLPFVPRTMRPPVEMMPTNPAEFAAKLSMALEKVKRQRDAEEKLEEKLQRLKEEEDKPECDFPACGHDALPASAIEDDPQSILDDHVSRVLKTPANLSPRSQSPFVQRKAKGQATFGKGQSLTSSHLRPKAPPGMESPVSQNVEQRGFISSLGARNYRKGEGCVLPHKLDDGSSSLGLTTPLSPEQEVERSHSVLQWVLDSAKMMKKHNRDVTPSISHCSEVKKTSHRTTSQPAHLFLQDTSMPPLNAPNTLDQLEEARRRLVEDKRVPKLHKNRCVQSAALKEKGKAAENISYSGFPTMKLSEELKSAKKMNSDQGQGGLAIVYYFCGERIPYMIRTKEPSLTLQEFKDLLSKKGSYKYYFKKESQEFECNAVFQEISEEDAVLPLYEEKIICKVERAC, encoded by the exons ATGAGTTCTGCTGGGGTGCTGACCTGTATGCCAGACTCGGGACGGATATTCAGGGAAACATCATTGCGCCCACCAGTGCCAGGCCAAGAAACTAAAAATTACAAG ACTGAGAAGTTTGCAATGGATCCTCAGCACCATGAACAAATAAAATGCAAAGAAGACTCAGTTAGAGAAGCAGAAGGTTGTGCAGCACAAGATTCCCGTTTTTCTCGATGGGGTCGTTCACTGAATCTGTTGCTAGATGATCAAGATGGGGCAACACTTTTTCGTATGTACCTGGAAGGTCAAGGCCTAGTGGATCTTTTAAGTTTCTGGTTTGCTTGTAATGGCTTCAGAGCTATGGATCCAACAGAACCCAAAACCTCAAAGACAGCCAAAGCCATATATCGTTGGTATGTACAAAATAGCCAAGCTGTTTCTGGGCGTTTAAAGCCATCCACACGGGCTCATGTGAAGGACTGTGTCAAGAACCAACAGTTGAATAGAACTGTGTTTGACCAGGCACAACAAGAGATTCAGAAGGTGATGGAGCGGGAAGCCTTTCCTTCTTTTTTGCAGTCTGAAATATGCAGGGAATATGTTCACGCTATTGAAGACAGTTCCACGCCTGACAGCCCAGGGCCTGGGCTTCCAACTCTAGCGGAAGAAGAAGAGTATAATGGACTACACCACACTTCTATTGGTTTGGGCAGCATGGGTAAAATAAACCGTGCCTTCACACGTGTACCACCAAGAAGCCAAAG GTCCCACCTTCGCAAAACTGAACCAGTATATCAGTACTTTGCTCCTGCTGCAAGTATTAATGATAGTGAAATATCTAGTGATGCACTGACTGAAGACAGTATGTCTGTAACAGATAGTAGCGT agatGGAATACCACCATACCGCTCCAAGCAGAGAGAGATCCATAGAAGTGTTAGTGCCAATGGTCAAGTGCCTCTTCCTTTTGTACCT AGAACAATGCGCCCACCTGTTGAAATGATGCCAACCAATCCAGCAGAATTTGCAGCAAAACTAAGTATGGCTTTAGAAAAAGTTAAAAGACAAAGGGATGCAGAGGAAAAGTTGGAGGAAAAGTTACAAAGATTGAAggag GAAGAGGATAAGCCTGAGTGTGACTTTCCTGCATGTGGGCATGATGCTTTGCCAGCTTCTGCTATTGAGGATGACCCTCAATCTATCCTTGATGACCATGTATCAAGAGTCTTGAAGACACCGGCAAATCTGTCGCCTAGATCCCAGTCTCCTTTCGTtcaaagaaaagccaaaggtcaagcaACGTTTGGCAAAGGTCAAAGCTTAACTTCCTCCCACTTAAGACCGAAGGCTCCTCCAGGAATGGAATCTCCTGTCTCTCAGAATGTAGAACAGCGTGGATTTATTAG TTCACTGGGAGCAAGAAACTATAGAAAGGGAGAAGGATGTGTCCTGCCTCATAAACTGGATGATGGAAGTTCTTCTCTTGGGTTGACTACACCCCTTTCACCTGAGCAAGAAGTAGAACGCAGCCACAGTGTCTTGCAGTGGGTTTTAGACAGTGCTAAGATGATGAAAAAACATAATCGTGATGTAACTCcaag CATAAGTCACTGTTCAGAAGTGAAAAAAACAAGCCATCGAACAACATCCCAGCCAGCACACCTTTTCCTGCAGGATACTTCTATGCCTCCACTTAATGCTCCAAACACTCTGGATCAGTTGGAAGAAGCGCGTCGGAGACTTGTTGAAGACAAAAGAGTTCCTAAACTTCATAAAAATAG GTGTGTGCAGTCTGCAGCACTCAAAGAAAAAGGCAAAGCTGCAGAGAACATTTCCTACTCTGGATTCCCAACAATGAAATTGTCAGAAGA GCTTAAGTCTGCAAAAAAGATGAATAGTGATCAAGGGCAAGGAGGTTTAGCAATTGTCTACTACTTCTGTGGAGAAAGAATTCCTTACATGATTCGAACAAAGGAGCCTAGCTTGACTTTGCAAGAATTTAAAGATCTGCTCAGTAAGAAAGGAAGTTACAA ATATTACTTCAAAAAGGAGAGTCAAGAGTTTGAATGCAACGCTGTGTTTCAAGAGATATCTGAAGAGGATGCAGTTTTGCCATTATATGAGgagaaaatcatctgcaaggtgGAAAGAGCATGTTAA